The Wolbachia endosymbiont (group B) of Gerris lacustris genomic interval ACATCGTAATATGCAAAGAATGAAATTCTCATATATCACACCAAGACCAGTTCATAGTGGACAGGATAAAAATAAGCAAGAGGAGTTTAAAAAAAAACCTCAATGAAACTATTGTCATGCATTCTGAAAAAGAGCTATTTTTCTTCGATGAATCACGGTTTGGTACACATTCAAAAGTTGGACATGGGTGGTTTAAAAAAGGCAGTAGGACACAGGTTAAGGTAAAATTAGGTAGGGAAAATTTTTATCTCTATAGTGCAGTTAATCCCAGAAATGGAGAGAATTTTAGCTTATTTGCACCAAACGTCAACACTGCTTGTATAAATATATTCCTTGAACAGATGTCGCAATATTTAGGAATACGAAAGGCTTTTCTCGTGATGGATTGCGCTAGTTGGCATAAGTCAAAAAGTTTAAAGATACCTAAAAATATCGAAATTATATACCTACCACCATACTCACCTGACCTCAATCCTGTTGAGAGGTTTTGGTTATATATAAAACAGAACATTTTGCGCAATAAAATCTACGATACAATTGTTCTGCTTGAGAGCGCTTTGTGTAAATTTATTACCTCTCTTTCCCCTTCCACGGTTAAACAACTCTGCAATGCTTCTTATTTGGTTCATTAATAATGAGAGTTGGTATTAGAATACCTTAGAACCTGTACATGATCTCAAGAAAGGAATAAACTAAGAGATAATGTATATAAGTTAGGATATATGAGGAGTGTATACCCAAGTGATATAAGTCGGGAAAGATTTGAGATTATATTACCAGATCTAGAATCCTGTAGAAAAAAAACAAAACCAAGAAAACTGGATTTATATGAGTTATTTTGCGGTGTACTTTATGTGCTAAAAAGTGGCTGTCAGTGGCGAATGCTACCAAAAGAGTTTCCAAAATGGCGCAATTGTTACGATTACTTCAAGAGATGGAGTAAAAAACCGAATGAAGATAGAGAAAGTGTTCTAGAAATTGTCTTAAAAAAAATTAGTTGGAGAGGTTCGTTTCAACAGTGGTCGGAATACAAAAACAAGCTTCTGCATCATTGATGCTCAAAGTGTAAAAAACACCGATATTGCTGAAGAAAAAGGTTATGATGCCGGCAAGAAAATTTCAGGAATAAAGCGTCATATTGCAGTAGATACGCAAGGTTTGCCACATGCAATTTATATTACTACAGCTAATATCGGAGATCGTACTGCTGCTGTAGAGATGATTTGTAACGCAAGAAAAAATCTTTCCGAAGTTCAAAATATACTAGTTGATGCAGGTTATACAGGAGAAAATTTTGCAACTCAAATAAAAACGACTATTGGTGCAACCGTTGAAGTAATAAAACGAAGTGAATTACATACCTTTGTTGTATTGCCAAAAAGGTGGGTTGTAGAGCGTTCTTTTGCTTGGCTGGAAAAGTGTAGACGGTTATGGAAAAATTGCGAGCGTAAACTCAATACTAGACTACAAATGGTCGTTCTAGCTTTTACTGCCTTGCTCCTCAAAAGATTATGAACAGGCTCTAAGATCACCCGGCCCTTGTTGTAAACCTGATTCCTTTTCCTCACTTTTTAAATTCCATAAATTTCTTTCCATCATAATATACTCCTTAATTAAAATTACACTTACTTTTTAGGTATGCATGGCAAATTTGTGATACCTTGTCTGAACGAATATGAAACAGTTTTTAGTTACTCATCTACTCTCTACACTTTCTTTATAAAAACCATAGACGCCAGTTGGTTTTTATTAGCTATAAAGTAAAGGTCAAGTATCTGGAATTCTGGACATAAAATCCTCCTGTATAAAAAGAGTTAGAAAAAAAATGCAGTGCATATACGACAGATATACACCGAAGAATACATTTTTTATTGAGTTTGATTAAAAAGTTTGCAGATGAAGATAAATTTTTGAGCTCTTAAAATATCTCTAATTGTAATTATAATTAGATTGAAAATATGCGGAAGTAATTTTTATACGCTAGCTACAGTTAAAAGATAATTG includes:
- a CDS encoding IS630 family transposase (programmed frameshift), coding for MALRSKLLDEKVVESAKEMLKKVRNNAYVAKKLNAVIAAKKHSITAVAKICCISRKAITTWIKHIKFGREEKLFSPPQRRRKTILNQSQLEQIEVWIEENPNITIREMRIRIQERFGLNISKSTIHRNMQRMKFSYITPRPVHSGQDKNKQEEFKKNLNETIVMHSEKELFFFDESRFGTHSKVGHGWFKKGSRTQVKVKLGRENFYLYSAVNPRNGENFSLFAPNVNTACINIFLEQMSQYLGIRKAFLVMDCASWHKSKSLKIPKNIEIIYLPPYSPDLNPVERFWLYIKQNILRNKIYDTIVLLESALCKFITSLSPSTVKQLCNASYLVH
- a CDS encoding IS5 family transposase (programmed frameshift), giving the protein MRSVYPSDISRERFEIILPDLESCRKKTKPRKLDLYELFCGVLYVLKSGCQWRMLPKEFPKWRNCYDYFKRWSKKPNEDRESVLEIVLKKLVGEVRFNSGRNTKTSFCIIDAQSVKNTDIAEEKGYDAGKKISGIKRHIAVDTQGLPHAIYITTANIGDRTAAVEMICNARKNLSEVQNILVDAGYTGENFATQIKTTIGATVEVIKRSELHTFVVLPKRWVVERSFAWLEKCRRLWKNCERKLNTRLQMVVLAFTALLLKRL